From Paenarthrobacter sp. A20:
CCACACAGACGAAGCGCCGATGCTGGCAACCTACTCATTCCTGCCGATTGTGGAAGCGTACGCCTCAACCGCAGGTGTAGAGGTGGAGACCCGCGACATTTCGCTGGCCGGCCGCATCATCGCCGTCTTCGGCGATTTCCTGACCGAAGAGCAGCGCACAGGCAACGCCCTGGCTGAACTTGGTGAACTGGCAAAGCAGCCGGAAGCCAACATCATCAAGCTGCCCAACATCAGCGCCTCCGTGCCGCAGCTCAAGGCTGCCATCGCCGAACTCCAGGCCCAGGGCTACGCCCTCCCGGACTACCCGGACAACCCCTCCTCGGACACCGAGACGGACATCCGCTCGCGCTACGACAAGATCAAGGGCTCCGCTGTGAACCCGGTGCTGCGCGAAGGCAACTCGGACCGCCGCGCACCCCTGTCGGTGAAGAACTACGCCCGCCAGAACCCGCACTCCATGGGTGCTTGGTCCGCTGATTCCAAGACCAACGTTGCCACCATGGGCACGAACGACTTCCGCTCCAACGAGAAGTCCGTGGTCCTCAAGGCCGACGATTCCCTGAGCATCCAGCTGGTCCGCGAAGACGGCACCACCAAGGTCCTCAAAAAGGACTTCCCCGTCCTGGCCGGCGAAGTCGTGGACGCCACCGTCCTGCGCGCCGACGCCCTGGACGAGTTCCTCAAGGCACAGGTTGCCCGCGCCAAGGAAGAGGGCGTCCTCTTCTCCGCACACCTGAAGGCCACCATGATGAAGGTCTCGGACCCCATCATCTTCGGCCACGTCGTCAAGGCGTACTTCTCCGAGCTGTTCGACACCTACGGCAAGCAGCTCGCCGCCGCAGGCATCAGCCCGAACAACGGCCTGGCAGCAATCCTCAGCGGTCTGGACGACCTGCCCGAAGACGTCCGCGAAGGCGTCAAGGCAGCCATCACCAAGGGCCTCGAAGACGGTCCCGCACTGGCCATGGTCGACTCCGACAAGGGCATCACCAGCCTGCACGTTCCCTCGGACATCATCGTTGACGCCTCCATGCCGGCCATGATCCGTTCCTCCGGCCACATGTGGGGCCCGGACGGCAAGGAAGCCGACACCCTGGCAGTCATCCCGGACAGCTCCTACGCCGGCATCTACCAGGTAGTCCTGGACGATTGCCGCGCCAACGGCGCGTTCGACCCCACCACCATGGGCACCGTTCCCAACGTGGGCCTCATGGCGCAGGCAGCCGAGGAATACGGCAGCCACGACAAGACCTTCGAGAT
This genomic window contains:
- a CDS encoding NADP-dependent isocitrate dehydrogenase, encoding MAKIIYTHTDEAPMLATYSFLPIVEAYASTAGVEVETRDISLAGRIIAVFGDFLTEEQRTGNALAELGELAKQPEANIIKLPNISASVPQLKAAIAELQAQGYALPDYPDNPSSDTETDIRSRYDKIKGSAVNPVLREGNSDRRAPLSVKNYARQNPHSMGAWSADSKTNVATMGTNDFRSNEKSVVLKADDSLSIQLVREDGTTKVLKKDFPVLAGEVVDATVLRADALDEFLKAQVARAKEEGVLFSAHLKATMMKVSDPIIFGHVVKAYFSELFDTYGKQLAAAGISPNNGLAAILSGLDDLPEDVREGVKAAITKGLEDGPALAMVDSDKGITSLHVPSDIIVDASMPAMIRSSGHMWGPDGKEADTLAVIPDSSYAGIYQVVLDDCRANGAFDPTTMGTVPNVGLMAQAAEEYGSHDKTFEIQAAGTVQLVDSKGTVLTEHQVFPGDIWRACQTKDIPVRDWVKLAVTRARASQTPAVFWLDETRAHDANLIAKVNEYLQEHDTEGLEIKILSPVDATAFTLERIRKGEDTISVTGNVLRDYLTDLFPILELGTSAKMLSIVPLINGGGLFETGAGGSAPKHVQQLVKENHLRWDSLGEFLALAVSFEHLATTTGNARAQVLADTLDRATGTFLLENKSPRRSVGELDNRGSHFYLATYWAQELAKQTEDAELAQDFAAIAEALTSNEEAIVGELAAVQGPAVELGGYYRPDAAKAAEIMRPSATFNKVLADLKK